Proteins from a single region of Urocitellus parryii isolate mUroPar1 chromosome 4, mUroPar1.hap1, whole genome shotgun sequence:
- the LOC113185428 gene encoding NXPE family member 1-like produces MSSNAMLQKMLLVLISLLVIAWIMSIISQNSTKLWSATNVPVSLNPWNISTNFLYSEIKMSPVKTPTETELRIRKILKTLNQLIPPRPFTHEDTTTSATHSTVTLLNPRDTYCKGDQLDILLEARDHLGRRKEYGGDFLRARISSPTLKAGASGKVTDFHNGTYHVSFTLFWEGQVSLSLLLIHPSEGVSALWRARNQGYDKIIFKGKFVNGTSQVFTECGLTLNSSSELCTYLYGRDQEAFYCKKPQHMPCEALTYMSSRNRKISYLSVKEKSLFHKSKVGVEMMKDLKNIDVSHCNKSEKSTEKCQIGMKIPVPGGYTLQGKWITTFCNQIQLDTNNINGCLKGKLIYLLGDSTICQWIYYLPKVVKTLKYFDLHETGSFPKRLLLDAERHTQIQWKKHGFPIITRHLYSVTDEAYIPREIDLISGDKNTAIAITFGHHFRPFPIDLFIRRAISIRKAIERLFLRSPDTKVIIKTENIREMHVETEWFGDFHGYIQYLILSDIFKDLNVGVIDAWDMTIAYGTNILHPPDHVIGTQINMFLSYIC; encoded by the exons CTTTGGTCTGCTACAAATGTACCTGTCAGCTTAAATCCCTGGAACATCTCCACAAACTTTTTGTATTCTGAAATAAAGATGAGCCCTGTAAAGACACCAACAGAAACTGAGCTGAGAATAAGGAAGATTCTGAAAACACTAAACCAGCTGATCCCACCCAGACCCTTCACCCATGAGGACACCACCACCAGTGCCACACACAGCACAGTCACCCTCCTCAACCCTAGAGACACATACTGCAAGGGGGACCAGCTGGACATCCTGCTGGAGGCCAGGGACCACCTGGGACGCAGGAAGGAATATGGAGGGGACTTCCTCAGGGCCAGAATATCCTCCCCGACCCTGAAGGCAGGCGCCTCAGGAAAGGTGACAGACTTCCACAATGGCACCTACCATGTGAGCTTCACTCTGTTCTGGGAGGGCCAggtctccctgtctctcctgctCATCCACCCCAGTGAAGGGGTGTCAGCTCTCTGGAGGGCAAGGAACCAAGgctatgataaaattattttcaaaggtaAATTTGTTAATGGCACCTCCCAAGTCTTCACTGAATGTGGCCTGACCCTAAACTCTAGCTCTGAACTGTGCACTTACCTCTATGGGAGAGACCAGGAAGCCTTCTACTGCAAGAAGCCTCAACACATGCCCTGTGAGGCCCTGACCTATATGTCCTCCAGGAACCGAAAAATTTCTTATCTTTCAGTCAAGGAAAAAAGCCTTTTCCATAA gtccaAAGTGGGAGTTGAAATGATGAAAGACCTTAAAAATATTGATGTCTCCCATTGCAACA AGAGTGAAAAGAGCACAGAGAAATGCCAAATTGGAATGAAGATTCCTGTCCCTGGTGGATACACTTTACAAGGAAAGTGGATAACAACGTTTTGTAACCAGATTCAACTAGATACAAATAACATCAATGGCTGCTTGAAAGGAAAACTCATTTACCTCCTGGGAGACTCCACAATATGTCAGTGGATCTACTACTTACCCAAAGTAGTAAAAA caCTGAAATATTTTGATCTTCATGAAACCGGATCTTTTCCGAAGCGTTTGCTTCTGGATGCTGAAAGACATACtcaaattcaatggaaaaaacATGGCTTTCCTATTATCACTCGTCATCTCTACTCTGTGACAGATGAAGCTTACATCCCTCGAGAAATTGACCTAATATCAGGGGATAAAAACACAGCCATTGCTATAACTTTTGGCCACCACTTCAGACCCTTCCCCATTGACCTTTTCATTCGCAGGGCCATCAGTATTCGAAAAGCTATTGAACGACTATTCCTAAGAAGCCCAGACACTAAAGTGATCATTAAGACAGAAAATATCAGGGAGATGCACGTAGAAACAGAGTGGTTTGGAGACTTCCATGGTTACATTCAGTACCTTATCCTGAGTGACATTTTCAAGGATCTCAATGTGGGTGTCATTGATGCCTGGGACATGACCATTGCATATGGCACCAATATTCTCCACCCACCTGATCATGTGATTGGAACTCAGATTAACATGTTCTTAAGCTACATTTGCTAA